The region attctatttttaaagCAGCACGAATGTATAGAATGGAGTGTGTTAAGGTTGGCACTTTCGTTTCTGGTGAGATTGATTGTGCAGATTTTAAAGTTAAGCTACTAGCTAACAAAGACAAACCAGCCATCATCAATGTTAATATAGgtatctatctctctctctctctctctctctctctctctctctctctctctctctctctctctctctctctctctctctacttgcATTCTCCTTTGTTTAATTGATTGAATGAATCACTCATATCGCAGGGACAACCGTCAAAGGTGCTGTTGATGATCTTGATCTTGTAATACAAACTCTTGAAGAATGTGGATTCACACATGATCGATTCTACATTCATTGTGATGGAGCTTTATTTGGACTTATGATGCCTTTTGTCAAACGTGTAAGTTATTTTTTCGACTCCTGCTGTTGTGGACTGGAAGGTGTCATCACCCGCCTTTTATATTCATTGCATATGTCCTGTACATGTAGGAAGTCATTTGCTTATACCTAAGGGAAACGGGATCTGATCTGCTTTTTTCTGTAGAGAAACTGGACCTAAAGTCGTCCTAAATGATTTTCGTGgtgatattttgtaaagaatcCAGTCTTCCTATAAAGACTTGAGTGGATACAGTCGTAGATATCTTTGATAAATCCAATAAATGGATGAGCCTGAATTGTTCATGTTTAGTACTATACATAACAAAAGTATAGATAATTTCTATGCTCTAGTTTTCCagtaattgaaaattgaaaactttTCTCAGATGGCTGTTTTAGTACTTCATGTTGCCTTCCACTTCCTTTTTCCTTCCTCATATTCAACTATAACCTTATCTAAATCTTGGGTGAGTTGTTTCCTTTGGCTCATTATTCTTGCTGGTGATCAGGCCCCAAAGGTTACTTTTAAGAAGCCCATTGGCAGTGTGAGTGTTTCTGGCCATAAGCTTGTTGGATGTCCAATGCCTTGCGGTGTTCAGATAACAAGGCTGGAGCACGTCAATGCGCTGTCAAGAAATGTTGAGTACATTGCTTCAAGGGATGCCACAATAATGGGAAGCCGGAATGGTCATGCTCCTATCTTCCTCTGGTATACCCTCAACAGAAAAGGCTACAAAGGGTTCCAGAAGGAAGTACAGAAATGCCTTAGAAATGCTCACTATTTGAAGGCTTGCCTATTTGCTGCTGGGATTAGCGCCATGCTAAATGAGCTCAGCAGCACAGTTGTGTTTGAGCGACCTTTGGATGAGGAGTTCATTCGCAGGTGGCAGTTAGCTTGCCAAGGAAATATTGCACATGTGGTGGTGATGCCAAATGTCACCATTGAG is a window of Alnus glutinosa chromosome 4, dhAlnGlut1.1, whole genome shotgun sequence DNA encoding:
- the LOC133867222 gene encoding serine decarboxylase; this encodes MVESVQNGAVEVFDPIAVVAEPLLEAVASNGQMGRANEKAKGREIVLGRNVHTTCLPVTEPDANDECTGDKEAYMASVLARYRKTLIERTKHHLGYPYNLDFDYGALAQLQHFSINNLGDPFIESNYGVHSRPFEVGVLDWFARLWEIEKNEYWGYITNCGTEGNLHGILVGREVFPDGILYASRESHYSIFKAARMYRMECVKVGTFVSGEIDCADFKVKLLANKDKPAIINVNIGTTVKGAVDDLDLVIQTLEECGFTHDRFYIHCDGALFGLMMPFVKRAPKVTFKKPIGSVSVSGHKLVGCPMPCGVQITRLEHVNALSRNVEYIASRDATIMGSRNGHAPIFLWYTLNRKGYKGFQKEVQKCLRNAHYLKACLFAAGISAMLNELSSTVVFERPLDEEFIRRWQLACQGNIAHVVVMPNVTIEKLDDFLKELVEKRSTWYQDGKVKPPCIATEIGSENCLCTMHVSH